The following are encoded together in the Pectobacterium wasabiae CFBP 3304 genome:
- the ytfT gene encoding galactofuranose ABC transporter, ATP-binding protein YtfT: MPDNNIKPAKKVRLTFTKGVPQLLALVAILLIDSMVAPNFFSLHIQDGRLFGSLIDILNRGAPVALLALGMTLVIATGGIDLSVGAVMAIAGATAATLTAAGHPLPSVLLTALLVGALCGLWNGFLVAVLQIQPIVATLMLMVAGRGIAQLITEGQIITFDNAGLATLGSGTLFYLPMPVIIACVMLLSLWALTRKTALGLFIESVGINLRSARNAGVSTKLVLVAAYVICGVCAAVAGVIVTADIRGADANNAGLWLELDAILAVVIGGGSLLGGRFNLLLSVVGALIIQSMNTGILLSGYRPEFNLVLKALVVLLVLVMQSPRISLHHLFRRKV, from the coding sequence ATGCCAGACAATAACATCAAACCTGCCAAAAAAGTGCGTCTAACATTCACCAAGGGCGTGCCACAGCTTCTGGCGCTGGTCGCTATCTTGTTGATTGACAGCATGGTCGCACCAAACTTCTTCTCCCTTCACATTCAGGATGGGCGCTTGTTCGGTAGCCTTATCGACATCCTTAATCGCGGTGCGCCCGTTGCGCTACTGGCATTAGGTATGACGTTGGTTATTGCAACGGGCGGCATCGACTTATCAGTTGGTGCGGTTATGGCGATTGCTGGTGCAACAGCCGCAACGCTTACGGCTGCGGGTCATCCACTTCCTTCCGTATTACTGACCGCATTATTGGTTGGCGCACTGTGTGGGCTATGGAATGGCTTTCTGGTTGCCGTGTTGCAGATTCAGCCGATTGTTGCGACGTTAATGCTGATGGTTGCAGGGCGGGGAATCGCTCAACTGATTACTGAAGGCCAAATTATCACGTTTGATAATGCTGGGCTGGCTACGCTAGGCAGCGGAACGCTGTTCTATCTGCCGATGCCAGTGATTATTGCCTGCGTGATGTTGCTGTCCCTGTGGGCGCTGACGCGTAAAACGGCGCTTGGGCTATTTATCGAATCAGTTGGTATTAATCTGCGCTCAGCTCGCAACGCTGGCGTGAGTACGAAGCTGGTATTAGTCGCGGCTTATGTCATATGCGGCGTATGCGCCGCCGTGGCAGGCGTTATCGTAACGGCGGATATCCGCGGTGCGGATGCGAACAATGCAGGCCTCTGGCTGGAATTAGATGCGATTCTGGCCGTGGTGATCGGTGGCGGTTCTCTACTCGGAGGACGTTTTAATCTACTGCTCTCTGTCGTCGGTGCCTTGATTATTCAAAGTATGAATACCGGAATCCTGCTATCTGGCTATCGACCGGAATTTAACCTGGTTCTGAAGGCACTCGTCGTTCTGCTGGTTTTGGTTATGCAATCTCCACGCATTTCGCTACATCACCTGTTTAGGAGGAAAGTATAA